The following coding sequences are from one Streptomyces sp. NBC_00536 window:
- a CDS encoding DUF5703 family protein, whose protein sequence is MPEYEFVDVYVPRGVPRKEATRLLTDHAEYGNWELDRLTLHRDGSRRVRLRRRIIRQIRATW, encoded by the coding sequence ATGCCGGAATACGAATTTGTCGACGTGTACGTGCCGCGCGGGGTGCCTCGCAAGGAGGCGACCCGGCTGCTGACCGATCATGCGGAATACGGGAACTGGGAGCTGGACCGGCTCACGCTGCACCGGGACGGGAGTCGCCGGGTGAGACTGCGGCGCCGGATCATCCGTCAGATACGCGCGACCTGGTGA
- a CDS encoding YidH family protein has translation MIDFVKDVRLWFAPRRVRDEGATPDYRFSLANERTFLAWIRTALALVGGGFAVDQFLPDLRWAVRVGLALALLVVGAACALRAVNHWVRCERAMRRGEDLPLSPFPVVLSLGVGLVAVAMVVVMLMGWTTGR, from the coding sequence ATGATCGACTTCGTCAAGGACGTGCGCCTCTGGTTCGCGCCGCGGCGGGTCCGGGACGAGGGCGCGACCCCCGACTACCGGTTCTCCCTCGCCAACGAGCGGACCTTCCTCGCCTGGATCCGGACCGCGCTGGCCCTGGTGGGCGGCGGGTTCGCGGTGGACCAGTTCCTGCCGGACCTGCGCTGGGCGGTGCGCGTCGGGCTGGCCCTCGCGCTGCTCGTGGTGGGCGCCGCCTGTGCGCTGCGGGCGGTGAACCACTGGGTGCGGTGCGAGCGGGCGATGCGGCGCGGTGAGGACCTGCCGCTGTCGCCGTTCCCGGTGGTGCTGAGCCTGGGGGTGGGGCTGGTCGCGGTGGCGATGGTGGTGGTCATGCTGATGGGCTGGACGACCGGGCGGTGA
- a CDS encoding M20/M25/M40 family metallo-hydrolase, translating to MSESSAGRTVSGEDEVVDLCRDLIRIDTSNYGDHSGPGERKAAEWVAEQLAEVGLEPQIFESHKGRASTVARIEGEDPSRPALLIHGHTDVVPANAADWTYDPFAGEIADGCLWGRGAVDMKDMDAMTLAVVRDRMRSGRKPPRDIVLAFLADEEAGGTYGARHLVDKHPGLFDGVTEAIGEVGGFSFTVNENLRLYLVETAQKGMHWMRLTVDGTAGHGSMTNNDNAITELCEAVGRLGRHTWPVRVTKTVRSFLDELSDALGTPLDPEDMDATLAKLGGIAKMVGATLRNSAAPTMLGAGYKVNVIPGQATAHVDGRFLPGYEDEFFADLDRILGPRVKREDVHGDKALETDFDGKLVDAMQGALRAEDPIARAVPYMLSGGTDAKSFDDLGIRCFGFAPLQLPPELDFAGMFHGVDERVPVDGLKFGVRVLDRFIDNA from the coding sequence GTGAGCGAGTCGAGCGCGGGCAGGACCGTCTCCGGCGAGGACGAGGTCGTCGACCTCTGCCGGGACCTCATCCGGATCGACACCAGCAACTACGGCGACCACTCGGGTCCCGGCGAGCGCAAGGCGGCCGAGTGGGTCGCCGAGCAGCTCGCCGAGGTGGGCCTGGAGCCGCAGATCTTCGAGTCGCACAAGGGCAGGGCCTCCACCGTGGCGCGGATCGAGGGCGAGGACCCCTCGCGGCCCGCGCTGCTGATCCACGGCCACACCGACGTCGTCCCGGCCAACGCCGCGGACTGGACGTACGACCCCTTCGCGGGCGAGATCGCCGACGGCTGCCTGTGGGGCCGCGGGGCGGTCGACATGAAGGACATGGACGCGATGACCCTCGCGGTCGTGCGCGACCGGATGCGCAGCGGCCGCAAGCCTCCCCGGGACATCGTGCTGGCCTTCCTGGCCGACGAGGAGGCGGGCGGCACCTACGGGGCCCGGCACCTCGTGGACAAGCACCCCGGGCTCTTCGACGGGGTCACCGAGGCGATCGGCGAGGTCGGCGGCTTCTCCTTCACCGTCAACGAGAACCTGCGGCTGTACCTGGTGGAGACCGCCCAGAAGGGCATGCACTGGATGCGCCTGACCGTGGACGGCACCGCCGGCCACGGCTCGATGACGAACAACGACAACGCCATCACCGAGCTGTGCGAGGCCGTGGGCCGCCTCGGCCGCCACACGTGGCCGGTGCGCGTGACCAAGACCGTACGGTCGTTCCTGGACGAACTCTCGGACGCGCTCGGCACCCCGCTCGACCCCGAGGACATGGACGCGACGCTCGCCAAGCTCGGCGGCATCGCCAAGATGGTCGGCGCCACCCTGCGCAACTCGGCGGCCCCGACCATGCTCGGCGCGGGCTACAAGGTCAACGTCATCCCCGGCCAGGCCACCGCGCACGTGGACGGCCGCTTCCTGCCGGGCTACGAGGACGAGTTCTTCGCCGACCTCGACCGGATCCTCGGCCCGCGCGTCAAGCGGGAGGACGTCCACGGGGACAAGGCGCTGGAGACGGACTTCGACGGGAAGCTCGTCGACGCCATGCAGGGCGCCCTGCGGGCCGAGGACCCGATCGCCCGCGCGGTCCCGTACATGCTCTCCGGCGGTACGGACGCCAAGTCCTTCGACGACCTGGGCATCCGCTGCTTCGGCTTCGCGCCGCTCCAGCTGCCGCCCGAGCTGGACTTCGCCGGGATGTTCCACGGAGTGGACGAGCGGGTTCCGGTCGACGGCCTCAAGTTCGGCGTGCGCGTCCTGGACCGGTTCATCGACAACGCCTGA
- a CDS encoding helix-hairpin-helix domain-containing protein produces MAADAEPGAEAGAEPDAEAEPVGDTEPGAEAEQDADADAGAEADAGAEAAADAEAGAEGGAEADADAEAEAGAGSEAGVVVDGARSGVRGDGGAGAVPGQAGGAEVPAPGISEAAAELAAQKVERERIARRKAERTAPVEAGAKLSGTAADLLAAVRAVEGGEKPPSRYFDDAPATPRRTPAPAPAPAQAPVVDRPLTAPQATVPAGAVEAVRALLARTGGPEAVAAKAAEALGEDAAERLTEDPWQLLAVPGVRPTQADGFARALLGADCGPGDERRTAALVAWLLAQAALKGHTALEASVLTGALGQYAVPDPAEALEHAIGEGAVLVFEEPVGEPVAEGEEQPVKVLVGLEGCALAEESLADGLARLVNTFGGAADPEQWAKAASGDGGAAVAAGLVRAVAGHGLVAHTGGEAARAEPLALLAAARALGLRAWLACHAPDARERAGEGAATVAGLLAGTEGPGRDQDGQLALDLLVVTDAPQLDVESAAALVESVPDGARLVLSGDPGVLGSAGPGRVFADLLASGACPRITSRVPDPGPLGELVSGIGAGELLAVDAPGKEVVIVPVRDAGEAVHRTVQLVAESVPRAFGLPAEGVQVITPGHGGSAGTRALNAALKERLNPGPGRFGGFDPGDRIVHVPSAGRALPGRVVTADAEGLHLDCPGAGGRVVVPKERVETAVRHGWAVTAHQAVGSRWAAVVVVLPGDAADALSRDWVYTAFGRAGRHLSVVHGVDQALPRAVAEVLPKPRTTRLTGLLRALAAAAAGDAQA; encoded by the coding sequence CTGGCTGCTGACGCGGAGCCGGGCGCGGAGGCTGGCGCCGAACCGGACGCTGAGGCGGAGCCGGTCGGGGACACGGAGCCCGGCGCGGAGGCGGAGCAGGACGCGGACGCTGACGCGGGTGCTGAGGCGGACGCGGGTGCTGAGGCGGCTGCTGACGCGGAGGCGGGCGCGGAGGGTGGCGCTGAGGCGGACGCTGACGCGGAGGCGGAGGCGGGCGCTGGCTCGGAGGCTGGCGTCGTGGTGGACGGCGCACGCTCCGGCGTGCGGGGCGACGGCGGCGCCGGGGCGGTTCCCGGGCAGGCCGGTGGGGCCGAAGTGCCCGCGCCCGGGATCAGCGAGGCCGCGGCCGAGCTGGCCGCGCAGAAGGTCGAGCGGGAGCGGATCGCGCGCCGCAAGGCCGAGCGGACCGCGCCGGTCGAGGCCGGGGCCAAGCTCAGCGGCACCGCGGCCGACCTGCTGGCCGCCGTACGCGCCGTGGAGGGCGGGGAGAAGCCGCCCTCCCGGTACTTCGACGACGCCCCGGCCACCCCCCGCCGCACCCCGGCACCGGCACCGGCACCGGCGCAGGCCCCCGTCGTCGACCGCCCCCTGACCGCGCCGCAGGCGACCGTCCCCGCCGGGGCCGTCGAAGCCGTACGCGCGCTGCTCGCCCGTACCGGCGGCCCCGAGGCCGTCGCCGCCAAGGCCGCCGAGGCCCTGGGCGAGGACGCCGCCGAGCGGCTCACCGAGGACCCCTGGCAGCTGCTGGCCGTCCCCGGTGTCCGCCCGACCCAGGCCGACGGCTTCGCCCGCGCCCTGCTGGGCGCGGACTGCGGCCCCGGGGACGAGCGCCGCACGGCCGCCCTGGTGGCCTGGCTGCTGGCCCAGGCGGCCCTCAAGGGCCACACCGCGCTGGAGGCCTCCGTGCTGACCGGCGCCCTCGGCCAGTACGCCGTGCCCGACCCGGCCGAGGCCCTGGAACACGCCATCGGCGAGGGGGCCGTCCTCGTCTTCGAGGAACCCGTCGGCGAGCCCGTCGCGGAGGGCGAGGAACAGCCCGTCAAGGTCCTGGTCGGCCTGGAGGGCTGCGCCCTGGCCGAGGAGAGCCTCGCCGACGGCCTGGCCCGCCTGGTGAACACCTTCGGCGGAGCCGCCGACCCGGAGCAGTGGGCGAAGGCCGCCTCCGGTGACGGCGGCGCGGCCGTCGCCGCCGGGCTGGTCCGCGCCGTCGCGGGCCACGGGCTGGTCGCCCACACCGGCGGCGAGGCGGCCCGCGCGGAGCCCCTGGCCCTGCTGGCCGCCGCCCGCGCGCTCGGGCTGCGCGCCTGGCTCGCCTGCCACGCCCCCGACGCCCGTGAGCGCGCGGGCGAGGGCGCCGCGACCGTCGCGGGACTGCTGGCCGGTACCGAGGGCCCGGGCCGGGACCAGGACGGCCAGCTCGCCCTGGACCTGCTCGTCGTCACCGACGCCCCGCAGCTCGATGTGGAAAGCGCCGCCGCGCTCGTCGAATCCGTCCCCGACGGGGCCCGGCTGGTGCTGTCCGGGGATCCCGGGGTGCTCGGATCCGCGGGCCCCGGGCGGGTGTTCGCGGACCTGCTGGCGTCCGGCGCCTGCCCGCGGATCACCTCCCGCGTCCCGGACCCCGGCCCGCTCGGCGAGCTGGTCTCCGGGATCGGCGCCGGGGAGCTGCTCGCGGTCGACGCCCCCGGCAAGGAGGTCGTCATCGTCCCCGTGCGCGATGCCGGGGAGGCCGTCCACCGCACGGTGCAGCTGGTGGCCGAGTCCGTACCGCGCGCCTTCGGCCTGCCGGCCGAGGGGGTGCAGGTCATCACCCCGGGCCACGGCGGCTCGGCGGGCACCCGGGCGCTGAACGCCGCGCTCAAGGAACGGCTGAACCCGGGCCCCGGCCGGTTCGGCGGTTTCGACCCCGGTGACCGGATCGTCCACGTCCCCTCCGCGGGCCGCGCGCTGCCGGGCCGGGTGGTCACGGCCGACGCCGAGGGGCTCCACCTGGACTGCCCCGGCGCGGGCGGGCGCGTCGTCGTACCGAAGGAGCGGGTGGAGACGGCGGTGCGGCACGGCTGGGCCGTGACCGCGCACCAGGCCGTGGGCTCGCGCTGGGCCGCCGTGGTCGTCGTACTCCCCGGTGACGCGGCGGACGCGCTGTCGCGGGACTGGGTGTACACGGCCTTCGGGCGGGCCGGGCGCCACCTGTCCGTGGTCCACGGCGTGGACCAGGCGCTGCCGCGCGCGGTGGCGGAGGTCCTGCCGAAGCCGCGCACGACGCGTCTGACGGGCCTGCTGCGTGCCTTGGCCGCCGCCGCGGCCGGGGATGCCCAGGCCTGA
- a CDS encoding chaplin, with amino-acid sequence MRHARHGRGRQTATRKTLITMAAAGGMLALGGGYAHADSGGGGGATASGHAADSPGLLSGNALQAPLDVPVNLCGNTVTVIGLLNPAFGNHCANDSGRPPGGHQGQEHPGGHDHPDEPCEPGGHDGPGDHGGNPGTPGGHDGHEGNGDHGGNPGTPGDHGGNPGTPGGNPGTPGGHGGNPGTPGGNPGTPGGNPGTPGGHPGTPGGHPGTPGTPSGSGHGTGTPVSLPGTPGGGDSGSGSGSGGGDMLAATGTGGAVGAAVPLAGGMLLAGALLYRRSRNAA; translated from the coding sequence ATGCGACACGCACGACACGGACGAGGGCGGCAGACCGCCACCAGGAAGACCCTGATCACCATGGCGGCGGCGGGCGGGATGCTCGCACTGGGCGGCGGATACGCCCATGCCGACAGCGGCGGCGGAGGCGGGGCCACGGCCTCCGGGCACGCGGCGGACTCACCGGGGCTGCTGTCCGGGAACGCCCTCCAGGCTCCCCTGGACGTGCCGGTGAACCTCTGCGGGAACACCGTGACGGTCATCGGCCTGCTGAACCCGGCCTTCGGCAACCACTGCGCGAACGACTCCGGCAGGCCGCCGGGCGGCCACCAGGGCCAAGAACACCCGGGCGGTCACGACCACCCCGACGAGCCGTGCGAACCGGGCGGCCACGACGGACCCGGCGACCACGGCGGCAACCCGGGCACCCCGGGCGGCCACGACGGCCACGAGGGCAACGGCGACCACGGCGGCAACCCCGGCACCCCGGGCGACCACGGCGGGAACCCCGGCACGCCGGGCGGCAACCCGGGTACGCCGGGCGGTCACGGCGGCAACCCGGGCACCCCGGGCGGGAACCCGGGTACCCCGGGCGGGAACCCGGGCACGCCCGGCGGGCACCCCGGTACCCCCGGCGGGCACCCCGGTACTCCCGGAACCCCGAGCGGGAGCGGCCACGGCACCGGGACCCCGGTGAGCCTCCCCGGAACCCCGGGCGGGGGCGATTCCGGTTCCGGTTCGGGTTCGGGCGGCGGTGACATGCTCGCCGCCACCGGAACCGGCGGGGCCGTCGGCGCGGCCGTACCGCTCGCCGGTGGCATGCTGCTGGCCGGCGCCCTGCTCTACCGGCGTTCCCGCAACGCCGCCTGA
- a CDS encoding amino acid permease, translating into MSDRTLKEAASRAPAAPEPSVRTVHVDAGDEGYSKDLKSRHINMIAIGGAIGTGLFLGAGGRLANAGPSLAIAYAVCGVFAFFVVRALGELVLYRPSSGAFVSYAREFMGEKGAYTAGWLYFLNWSTTTVADITAAATYAHFWSMFSDIPSWILALIALSVVLAVNLISVKYFGEMEFWFSIVKVGALVAFLLVGIYLVATSHPIDGHTPGLGSITDNGGIFPAGMLPMLLVVQGVVFAYASVELCGVAAGETENPEKIMPKAINSIMWRVGVFYVGSVVLLALLLPYTEYSADQSPFVTVFDKLGVPGAAGIMNLVVLTAALSSLNSGLYSTGRILRSMATAGSAPKFTARMNRGKVPYGGVLFTAAFGVMGVGLNYFMPDDAFEIVLNFASIGILGTWAMVMLCSLHFWRRAREGRVERPSYRLPWAPYTQIVTLVFLAVVLVLMGSDDGVGRRTILFLPVIAAALVGGWFLVRRRVAELAAAREAAAETRD; encoded by the coding sequence ATGAGTGACCGCACCCTGAAAGAGGCCGCGTCCCGGGCCCCTGCCGCACCGGAACCGTCCGTCCGGACCGTTCATGTGGACGCCGGTGACGAGGGTTACAGCAAGGACCTGAAGTCCCGCCACATCAACATGATCGCGATCGGCGGAGCGATAGGCACCGGCCTGTTCCTCGGCGCGGGCGGCCGCCTGGCCAATGCCGGGCCCTCCCTCGCGATCGCCTACGCGGTGTGCGGCGTCTTCGCCTTCTTCGTAGTGCGGGCGCTGGGCGAGCTGGTCCTCTACCGGCCGTCCTCCGGCGCCTTCGTCTCCTACGCGCGCGAGTTCATGGGGGAGAAGGGCGCCTACACGGCGGGCTGGCTGTACTTCCTCAACTGGTCCACCACCACCGTCGCCGACATCACGGCGGCCGCGACCTACGCCCACTTCTGGTCGATGTTCAGCGACATCCCGTCGTGGATCCTCGCGCTCATCGCCCTCTCCGTGGTCCTCGCCGTGAACCTGATCTCGGTGAAGTACTTCGGCGAGATGGAGTTCTGGTTCTCGATCGTCAAGGTCGGCGCCCTCGTCGCCTTCCTCCTGGTCGGCATCTACCTGGTCGCCACCAGCCACCCGATCGACGGCCACACCCCCGGCCTCGGCTCCATCACCGACAACGGCGGCATCTTCCCCGCGGGCATGCTCCCCATGCTCCTGGTGGTCCAGGGCGTCGTCTTCGCCTACGCCTCCGTCGAGCTGTGCGGCGTCGCCGCGGGCGAGACCGAGAACCCCGAGAAGATCATGCCCAAGGCGATCAACTCGATCATGTGGCGCGTCGGCGTCTTCTACGTCGGCTCCGTGGTCCTGCTGGCGCTGCTCCTGCCGTACACCGAGTACTCCGCCGACCAGAGCCCCTTCGTCACGGTCTTCGACAAGCTCGGCGTCCCCGGCGCCGCGGGCATCATGAACCTGGTCGTCCTCACCGCGGCCCTCTCCAGCCTGAACTCCGGCCTCTACTCCACCGGCCGGATCCTGCGCTCGATGGCCACCGCCGGCTCCGCCCCCAAGTTCACCGCCCGGATGAACCGGGGCAAGGTCCCCTACGGCGGGGTCCTCTTCACGGCCGCCTTCGGCGTCATGGGCGTGGGCCTGAACTACTTCATGCCCGACGACGCCTTCGAGATCGTCCTGAACTTCGCCTCCATCGGCATCCTGGGCACCTGGGCGATGGTCATGCTCTGCTCCCTGCACTTCTGGCGCCGGGCCCGCGAGGGCCGCGTGGAGCGCCCCTCCTACCGGCTGCCCTGGGCCCCGTACACGCAGATCGTGACCCTGGTCTTCCTGGCCGTCGTGCTGGTCCTGATGGGGAGCGACGACGGCGTGGGCCGCCGCACGATCCTCTTCCTCCCGGTCATCGCCGCCGCCCTGGTCGGCGGCTGGTTCCTGGTCCGCCGCCGGGTCGCCGAACTCGCCGCGGCGCGGGAAGCCGCCGCGGAAACCCGCGACTGA
- the chpH gene encoding chaplin ChpH has translation MIKKVVAAAAATGGLVLAGAGLAVADAGAQGAAIGSPGVASGNVIQVPVHVPVNVCGNTISVIGLLNPAFGTVCVNN, from the coding sequence ATGATCAAGAAGGTTGTCGCCGCTGCGGCTGCCACGGGTGGCCTCGTACTCGCTGGTGCGGGTCTGGCCGTCGCCGACGCCGGTGCCCAGGGTGCGGCCATCGGTTCCCCCGGTGTTGCCTCGGGCAACGTCATCCAGGTCCCCGTCCACGTTCCGGTGAACGTGTGCGGCAACACGATCTCCGTGATCGGCCTGCTGAACCCGGCCTTCGGCACTGTCTGCGTCAACAACTGA
- a CDS encoding FAD-binding dehydrogenase yields the protein MGYDADVIVIGAGLAGLVATAELVDAGRKVILLDQEPEASIGGQAHWSFGGLFFVNSPEQRRMRIKDSHALALQDWFGTAGFDRPEDAWPRRWAEAYVDFAAGEKRPWLHQRGVRFFPVVGWAERGGYDATGHGNSVPRFHITWGTGPGLVEPFERRVRAGVARGLVQLRFRHRVTGLSRTAGTLDTVTGEVLEPSDAVRGTASSREATGAFSLRAQAVIVTSGGIGGNHDLVRAQWPERLGTPPERLLSGVPAHVDGLMLGIAERAGASHINKDRMWHYTEGIENWNPIWARHGIRILPGPSSLWLDATGKRLPVPLFPGFDTLGTLDHIMKTGHDHTWFVLNQRIIGKEFGLSGSEQNPDLTGKSVREVINRARQDVPGPVKAFMDNGADFVVERDLGALVRGMNAITKEGLIDEDALRREITARDREIANPFTKDLQVMSIHGARKYLGDKLIRTAAPHRILDPKAGPLIAVRLSILTRKSLGGLETDLSSRVLDASGEPLPGLYAAGEAAGFGGGGVHGYRALEGTFLGGCIFSARAAGRAAAQSVS from the coding sequence ATGGGGTACGACGCAGACGTCATCGTGATCGGCGCAGGGCTGGCGGGCCTCGTGGCCACCGCCGAGCTGGTGGACGCGGGCCGGAAGGTCATCCTGCTCGACCAGGAGCCCGAGGCGTCGATCGGCGGCCAGGCCCACTGGTCCTTCGGCGGCCTCTTCTTCGTGAACTCCCCCGAACAGCGCCGCATGCGCATCAAGGACAGCCACGCCCTGGCCCTCCAGGACTGGTTCGGCACCGCCGGGTTCGACCGCCCCGAGGACGCCTGGCCGCGCCGCTGGGCCGAGGCGTACGTCGACTTCGCCGCGGGGGAGAAGCGGCCCTGGCTGCACCAGCGGGGCGTCCGCTTCTTCCCCGTGGTCGGCTGGGCCGAGCGCGGCGGCTACGACGCCACCGGGCACGGGAACTCCGTACCCCGCTTCCACATCACCTGGGGCACCGGCCCCGGGCTGGTCGAACCCTTCGAGCGGCGGGTCCGGGCCGGGGTGGCCCGCGGGCTGGTCCAGCTGCGCTTCCGCCACCGGGTCACCGGTCTCTCCCGGACCGCCGGGACCCTGGACACCGTCACCGGCGAGGTCCTGGAACCGTCCGACGCCGTACGGGGCACCGCGAGCAGCCGCGAGGCCACCGGCGCCTTCTCGCTGCGCGCCCAGGCGGTCATCGTCACCTCCGGCGGCATCGGCGGCAACCACGACCTGGTCCGCGCCCAGTGGCCCGAGCGGCTCGGCACCCCGCCCGAACGGCTGCTGTCCGGGGTCCCCGCCCACGTCGACGGCCTGATGCTCGGCATCGCGGAACGGGCGGGCGCCAGCCACATCAACAAGGACCGGATGTGGCACTACACCGAGGGCATCGAGAACTGGAACCCGATCTGGGCCCGGCACGGCATCCGGATCCTCCCCGGACCCTCCTCGCTGTGGCTGGACGCCACCGGCAAGCGGCTGCCCGTACCGCTCTTCCCCGGCTTCGACACGCTCGGCACCCTCGACCACATCATGAAGACCGGCCACGACCACACCTGGTTCGTCCTCAACCAGCGCATCATCGGCAAGGAGTTCGGCCTCTCCGGCTCCGAACAGAACCCCGACCTCACCGGCAAGTCCGTCCGCGAGGTGATCAACCGGGCCCGGCAGGACGTCCCCGGGCCGGTCAAGGCCTTCATGGACAACGGCGCCGACTTCGTCGTCGAACGCGACCTCGGCGCCCTGGTCCGCGGCATGAACGCGATCACCAAGGAGGGCCTGATCGACGAGGACGCCCTGCGCCGCGAGATCACCGCCCGCGACCGGGAGATCGCCAACCCCTTCACCAAGGACCTCCAGGTCATGTCCATCCACGGGGCCCGCAAGTACCTCGGCGACAAGCTGATCCGTACGGCCGCCCCGCACCGGATCCTGGACCCCAAGGCGGGCCCGCTGATCGCCGTCCGGCTCTCCATCCTGACCCGCAAGTCCCTCGGCGGCCTGGAGACCGACCTCTCCTCCCGCGTCCTCGACGCGAGCGGCGAACCGCTGCCCGGGCTCTACGCGGCGGGTGAGGCCGCGGGCTTCGGCGGCGGCGGCGTCCACGGCTACCGCGCCCTGGAGGGCACCTTCCTCGGCGGCTGCATCTTCTCAGCCCGAGCCGCGGGCCGCGCGGCGGCGCAATCGGTGTCCTGA
- a CDS encoding NUDIX hydrolase, whose protein sequence is MDPADEVLDVVDREDRVTGRARRGEVYARGLLHRCVFVRVRDPEGRIFVHRRTASKLVFPSRYDMFVGGVLGAGEDYASAALREAEEELGVSGLAQPVPVLKFLYEGEGGAWWSYVHEVRCDLPVRPQVSEVDWYAFVDEAEVARRAADGSWPWVPDGLEAYRRLEEHRRVEG, encoded by the coding sequence ATGGATCCGGCGGACGAGGTACTGGACGTGGTGGACCGCGAGGACCGGGTGACCGGGCGGGCGCGGCGGGGCGAGGTGTACGCCCGCGGGCTGCTGCACCGCTGCGTGTTCGTGCGGGTCAGGGACCCCGAGGGGCGGATCTTCGTGCACCGGCGGACCGCGTCGAAGCTGGTGTTCCCGTCCCGCTACGACATGTTCGTCGGCGGGGTGCTGGGCGCGGGCGAGGACTACGCGTCGGCCGCGCTGCGGGAGGCCGAGGAGGAGCTGGGGGTGAGCGGGCTGGCGCAGCCGGTGCCCGTGCTGAAGTTCCTGTACGAGGGCGAGGGCGGGGCCTGGTGGTCGTACGTGCACGAGGTGCGGTGCGACCTGCCGGTGCGTCCGCAGGTCTCCGAGGTGGACTGGTACGCCTTCGTGGACGAGGCCGAGGTGGCGCGGCGGGCGGCCGACGGGTCCTGGCCGTGGGTGCCGGACGGGCTGGAGGCGTACCGGAGGCTGGAGGAGCACCGGCGGGTGGAGGGGTAG
- a CDS encoding APC family permease codes for MATGSSTTSPRGSAAEIRTYKGQDRALRADRLGTAGLLLSVLAASAPLMVVAGVMPTTFGVMGIVGQPLLFVILGVVLALFSIGYAEMSRHVHNAGAFYAYIARGLGATAGAGASMVALVAYSAMQVGVYGILGFEVSGLLTTYLDVQVAWWIPALLAVAATGALGWLKIDLNAKVIGVLILIECALVVIFDLAALGKPGAEGLSLHAFNPATLSGPGLGTALCFCIAAFVGFEQSPVYAEETSKPHIVVSRVMFLAVGFVALFFALSAWALTVATGPSEVVKASADAGPGLLFQLTEDRLGTAFTDVLHVLFVTGMFAAMLSFHNVVARYAFAMGREGLLPAAFGRTNAGTGAPGTGSLLQTGVSAVIVLGFALTDDNPAGDPTAPILHLFTWMGSVGALGITLLMATASFAVIAFFVRRGTASAQVWRLAAAGAAGLALLGIAVYTVKDFAVLVGADKGSALSWALPAIIAVAAAGGLAYGSVLRSRRPEVHARIGLGNEAFRLDQAAEATPRA; via the coding sequence ATGGCGACGGGCAGTTCCACCACGTCCCCGCGCGGCAGCGCGGCCGAGATCCGCACGTACAAGGGGCAGGACCGGGCCCTGCGCGCCGACCGCCTCGGCACCGCGGGACTGCTGCTCTCCGTACTGGCGGCCAGCGCGCCCCTGATGGTGGTGGCCGGCGTGATGCCGACCACCTTCGGCGTCATGGGCATCGTCGGCCAGCCGCTGCTGTTCGTCATCCTCGGCGTCGTCCTCGCGCTGTTCAGCATCGGCTACGCCGAGATGAGCCGGCACGTCCACAACGCGGGCGCCTTCTACGCCTACATCGCGCGCGGCCTCGGCGCCACCGCCGGCGCGGGCGCCTCGATGGTCGCCCTCGTCGCGTACAGCGCCATGCAGGTCGGCGTGTACGGCATCCTCGGCTTCGAGGTCTCCGGCCTCCTCACCACCTACCTCGACGTCCAGGTGGCCTGGTGGATACCGGCCCTCCTCGCGGTCGCCGCCACCGGCGCCCTCGGCTGGCTCAAGATCGACCTCAACGCCAAGGTCATCGGCGTCCTCATCCTCATCGAGTGCGCCCTCGTCGTCATCTTCGACCTCGCCGCCCTCGGCAAGCCCGGCGCCGAAGGCCTCTCGCTGCACGCCTTCAACCCGGCCACCCTCAGCGGCCCGGGCCTCGGCACCGCCCTGTGCTTCTGCATCGCCGCCTTCGTCGGCTTCGAGCAGTCCCCGGTCTACGCCGAGGAGACCAGCAAGCCGCACATCGTGGTCTCCCGCGTCATGTTCCTCGCCGTCGGCTTCGTCGCCCTCTTCTTCGCGCTGAGCGCCTGGGCCCTCACCGTCGCCACCGGCCCGAGCGAGGTCGTCAAGGCCTCCGCCGACGCCGGTCCCGGACTGCTCTTCCAGCTCACCGAGGACCGCCTCGGCACCGCCTTCACCGACGTCCTGCACGTGCTCTTCGTCACCGGCATGTTCGCGGCCATGCTCAGCTTCCACAATGTCGTCGCCCGCTACGCCTTCGCGATGGGCCGCGAGGGCCTGCTCCCGGCCGCCTTCGGCCGTACCAACGCGGGCACCGGCGCCCCCGGTACCGGCTCCCTGCTGCAGACCGGCGTCTCGGCCGTCATCGTCCTCGGCTTCGCCCTCACCGACGACAACCCGGCCGGTGACCCCACCGCGCCCATCCTGCACCTGTTCACCTGGATGGGCAGCGTCGGCGCCCTCGGCATCACCCTCCTGATGGCCACCGCCTCCTTCGCCGTCATCGCCTTCTTCGTCCGCCGCGGCACCGCCTCCGCCCAGGTCTGGCGCCTCGCCGCGGCGGGCGCCGCCGGCCTCGCACTGCTCGGCATCGCCGTCTACACCGTCAAGGACTTCGCCGTCCTGGTCGGCGCCGACAAGGGCTCCGCGCTCAGCTGGGCGCTGCCCGCCATCATCGCCGTCGCCGCCGCGGGCGGCCTCGCGTACGGATCGGTCCTGCGCTCCCGGCGCCCCGAGGTGCACGCCCGGATCGGCCTGGGCAACGAGGCCTTCCGCCTCGACCAGGCCGCCGAAGCCACCCCGCGCGCCTGA